From Erigeron canadensis isolate Cc75 chromosome 8, C_canadensis_v1, whole genome shotgun sequence, one genomic window encodes:
- the LOC122579015 gene encoding transcriptional regulator SUPERMAN-like — MWNPSAATPVCQEEDDSWEVKAFAEDAGNVMGTTWPPRSYTCTFCRREFRSAQALGGHMNVHRRDRARLHQIQPNLHNPNLSSSNSTGTLLVPTQELMASSGLCLLYSLPNNPNALLNHSFLNGNNPSNYLTVTPHSNTGNFMSYKANTVPHHSFGSSLTYSSNTTEASTPTHLSHENKILEKTDSAIIEGIDLELRLGCSSSAS, encoded by the coding sequence ATGTGGAACCCTAGTGCAGCAACGCCGGTTTGTCAAGAGGAAGATGATTCATGGGAGGTGAAAGCGTTCGCAGAAGATGCTGGAAATGTTATGGGAACCACTTGGCCACCAAGGTCGTATACTTGCACATTTTGTAGAAGAGAATTCCGGTCAGCTCAAGCCTTAGGAGGTCACATGAATGTCCACCGCCGAGATAGGGCTCGCCTCCACCAAATTCAACCTAACTTACATAACCCTAATCTATCTTCTTCCAATTCTACCGGTACTCTCTTGGTTCCAACTCAAGAACTTATGGCAAGCAGTGGTCTATGCCTTTTGTACTCTTTACCTAACAACCCTAATGCACTTTTGAACCACTCATTTTTGAATGGCAATAATCCTTCCAATTATCTCACCGTTACACCTCATTCCAATACCGGAAACTTCATGAGCTATAAAGCAAACACGGTTCCTCATCATAGCTTCGGTTCATCCCTCACTTATTCTAGCAACACTACTGAAGCATCAACGCCGACACATCTTAGTCATGAAAACAAGATATTAGAAAAGACTGATTCGGCAATAATTGAGGGCATCGATCTAGAGCTTCGTCTAGGATGCAGCTCATCAGCTTCTTGA
- the LOC122580471 gene encoding mitochondrial carnitine/acylcarnitine carrier-like protein — MGDVAKDLTAGTVGGVAQLIVGHPFDTIKVKLQSQPTPLPGQLPKYSGAVDAVKKTLAAEGVSGLYKGMGAPFATAAAFNALLFSVRGEMEKMLRSAPGAPLTVKQQVIAGAGAGFAVSFLASPTELIKCRLQVQGAVAKEGAAAATTAKYGGPIDVSKQVFRSEGGIRGLYKGLFPTFAREVPGCATIFGAYEALKQYYAGGTDTSGLNQGTLMMAGGLAGAAYWVVVYPADVVKSVIQIDDFKNPKYSGSIDAFKKILKSEGIGGLYKGFGPAMARSVPANAACFLAYEITRSSLG, encoded by the exons ATGGGTGATGTTGCAAAGGATTTGACTGCTGGAACAGTTGGAGGGGTGGCTCAATTGATAGTAGGACACCCTTTTGATACCATCAAGGTCAAACTACAAAGTCAACCTACTCCACTACCTGGTCAACTCCCGAAATATTCAGGTGCAGTAGATGCTGTTAAAAAGACATTGGCAGCTGAAGGTGTAAGCGGCTTATACAAAGGTATGGGGGCTCCATTTGCTACTGCAGCCGCTTTCAATGCTCTCCTGTTCTCTGTTAGGGGAGAAATGGAGAAAATGTTGAGGTCTGCACCTGGTGCACCTTTGACCGTGAAACAACAGGTGATTGCTGGAGCCGGAGCTGGATTCGCAGTTTCTTTTTTGGCCTCCCCAACGGAGTTAATCAAATGCAG ATTGCAGGTCCAAGGTGCAGTGGCAAAAGAAGGCGCGGCTGCTGCAACAACCGCTAAGTATGGTGGTCCAATAGATGTGTCTAAGCAGGTCTTCAGGTCCGAAGGAGGCATTAGAGGTCTCTACAAAGGGTTATTTCCCACATTTGCTCGTGAAGTCCCTGGATGTGCCACAATATTTGGTGCTTACGAGGCCCTAAAACAATATTATGCTGGTGGGACAGATACTTCTGGATTAAACCAAGGTACATTGATGATGGCAGGGGGTTTAGCCGGTGCTGCATATTGGGTGGTAGTTTACCCAGCTGATGTTGTCAAGAGTGTGATACAGATCGACGATTTTAAGAACCCCAAGTATTCAGGGTCAATTGATGCTTTCAAAAAGATTCTTAAATCCGAAGGTATTGGAGGTTTGTACAAAGGTTTTGGACCTGCAATGGCGCGAAGTGTCCCGGCTAATGCTGCCTGCTTTTTAGCCTATGAAATTACGAGGTCAAGCTTGGGTTAG
- the LOC122578293 gene encoding mitochondrial carnitine/acylcarnitine carrier-like protein, which yields MGDVAKDLAAGTVGGVAQLVVGHPFDTIKVKLQSQPTPVPGQLPKYSGAIDAVKKTLAAEGAAGLYKGMGAPLATVAAFNALLFSVRGQMETVLRSAPGAPLTVYQQVIAGAGAGVAVSFLATPTELIKCRLQAQGASSGAVAEAGATVAAAVKYGGPMDVAKQVLRSEGGIRGLYKGLMPTFAREIPGNATMFGVYEALKQYIAGGTDTSGLSQGTLMMAGGLAGGAFWVSVYPTDVVKSVIQIDDFKNPKYSGSIDAFKKILKSEGIGGLYKGFGPAMARSIPANAACFLAYEVTRSSLG from the exons ATGGGTGATGTAGCAAAGGACTTGGCTGCTGGAACAGTAGGAGGGGTGGCCCAACTGGTAGTTGGACACCCTTTTGATACCATCAAGGTCAAACTCCAAAGTCAACCTACTCCAGTACCTGGTCAACTCCCTAAATATTCAGGTGCAATAGATGCTGTTAAAAAGACATTGGCGGCTGAAGGTGCAGCCGGCCTATACAAAGGTATGGGGGCTCCACTCGCTACTGTGGCAGCCTTCAATGCTCTCTTGTTCTCCGTTAGGGGTCAAATGGAGACCGTATTGAGGTCTGCACCCGGTGCACCGTTGACTGTGTACCAGCAGGTTATTGCTGGAGCCGGTGCTGGAGTTGCAGTTTCCTTTTTGGCCACCCCAACCGAGTTAATTAAATGCAG ACTGCAGGCCCAAGGTGCAAGTTCAGGAGCAGTGGCCGAAGCAGGTGCAACCGTTGCAGCTGCGGTCAAGTATGGTGGTCCGATGGACGTGGCTAAGCAGGTCCTCAGGTCTGAAGGGGGTATCAGAGGTCTCTACAAAGGGTTGATGCCCACATTTGCTCGTGAAATCCCTGGAAATGCCACAATGTTTGGTGTCTACGAGGCCCTAAAACAATATATTGCTGGCGGGACCGATACTTCCGGGTTAAGCCAGGGTACATTGATGATGGCAGGTGGTTTAGCTGGTGGTGCATTTTGGGTTTCAGTTTACCCAACCGACGTTGTCAAAAGTGTGATCCAGATTGATGATTTCAAGAACCCTAAGTATTCAGGGTCGATTGACGCTTTCAAGAAGATTCTAAAATCTGAAGGAATTGGTGGTTTATATAAAGGTTTTGGACCTGCAATGGCGCGAAGTATCCCAGCAAATGCTGCTTGCTTTTTAGCCTATGAAGTCACAAGGTCAAGCTTGGGTTAG
- the LOC122578294 gene encoding uncharacterized protein LOC122578294 gives MVKMEDQLQSHSSLPLLSKPDRMETFLKHITRNPNLSRWRYIFSFGRKNNECVPLKATVMEANKKTYLLDRIESLEDRLIQLSLEIETRRTSATTSTLSGPQELPVSSYPVFNNPKPKCKRASSSDILPISTGCELQNGSEIVEQKQQKQKRKNRNNNGDNNHHEKAFENGKKKANSWPHLKLLGC, from the exons ATGGTAAAAATGGAGGATCAGCTGCAATCTCACTCTTCATTGCCCCTTCTTTCAAAACCAGATCGCATGGAAACTTTT CTGAAGCATATCACAAGGAATCCTAATCTATCAAGATGGCGCTATATATTCTCGTTTGGCAGAAAAAACAACGAATGTGTACCATTGAAGGCAACCGTCATGGAGGCCAACAAGAAAACTTATTTGCTAGATCGGATAGAGTCACTTGAAGATCGTCTCATTCAG CTTTCGTTAGAGATTGAAACTCGTAGAACTTCAGCCACAACATCAACGCTTTCTGGGCCACAAGAACTACCGGTTTCTTCATACCCTGTTTTCAACAATCCTAAGCCCAAATGCAAGCGCGCATCTTCTTCAGATATCCTTCCCATCAGTACTGGTTGTGAATTGCAG AATGGGAGTGAAATAGTGGAACAAAAGCAGCAGAAGCAAAAAAGGAAGAATCGAAACAATAACGGGGACAATAATCATCATGAAAAGGCATTCGAGAATGGGAAGAAGAAAGCTAACAGTTGGCCACATCTCAAGCTATTAGGTTGTTAG
- the LOC122578751 gene encoding uncharacterized protein LOC122578751, whose amino-acid sequence MELTPMISRSASCASKKGFNNDLILKKWRYNNNVPAAGGIKRLFVGVKATGETSGGERKISGGYRSSSGGMEVITFNDLINNNNNTTDTLLLNLPDNIGALVRLVYGIGIYGTMVLAGNFICSALGIDSTGGYFPSLDAIVSGIGYSVPPIMALLFILDDEVVKVSPQARAIRDVEDEELRSFFYGMSPWQFILIVAASSVGEELFYRAAVQGALTDIFLRGNELVTDARGMAALAGVLPPFVPFAQAFAAVITAALTGTLYYVAASPKDPTYIIAPVLSCHSGHGEMRKLFAAWYERRQMKKIYSPLLEGLLALYLGFEWNQTNNILAPIITHGIYSATILGHGLWKIHDHRRRLQERIQQLKLEEKNSGKL is encoded by the exons atggaGTTAACACCGATGATATCCCGATCGGCTTCTTGTGCTAGCAAAAAAGGTTTTAATAatgatttgattttgaaaaagtgGAGATACAACAACAACGTTCCAGCTGCTGGAGGAATAAAAAGATTATTCGTGGGTGTTAAAGCTACGGGGGAGACAAGTGGCGGAGAAAGGAAGATTAGTGGTGGTTACCGGAGCTCCTCCGGTGGCATGGAGGTTATTACATTTAATGatcttattaataataataacaacacaACAGATACATTATTATTAAACTTGCCGGACAATATTGGTGCCCTTGTTAGACTTGTCTACGGAATCG GGATATATGGCACGATGGTGTTAGCAGGGAACTTTATATGCTCCGCCTTAGGAATTGATAGCACCGGAGGTTATTTCCCATCCTTAGATGCCATTGTTTCAGGAATTGGATACTCTGTCCCTCCAATCATGGCCCTTCTATTTATACTAGAC gaTGAAGTTGTGAAAGTGTCACCACAAGCTCGTGCAATAAGGGATGTAGAAGATGAGGAGTTAAGAAGCTTTTTCTACGGAATGTCTCCGTGGCAG TTTATACTTATTGTCGCTGCTAGCTCCGTTGGTGAGGAGCTCTTCTATCGAGCTGCTGTCCAG GGAGCATTAACGGACATTTTTTTAAGGGGCAACGAATTAGTAACAGATGCTCGCGGAATGGCTGCACTG GCTGGGGTGCTGCCACCATTTGTACCATTTGCCCAAGCCTTTGCTGCCGTTATTACAGCTGCTCTCACGGGTACACTCTATTATGTTGCTGCATCTCCAAAAG ATCCTACTTACATCATAGCACCAGTATTGAGCTGTCATTCCGGTCATGGTGAAATGAGGAAGCTTTTTGCAGCATGGTATGAGAGGAGGCAAATGAAAAAGATATATTCTCCGTTACTTGAAGGGCTTCTAGCCCTTTATCTTGGATTTGAGTGGAATCAG ACAAATAATATTCTTGCACCCATTATTACACATGGGATATACTCTGCAACGATACTAGGACACGGGCTTTGGAAGATTCATGATCACCGGCGAAGACTCCAGGAGAGAATCCAACAACTAAAACTCGAAGAAAAGAACTCAGGTAAGCTATAA